The Spirosoma radiotolerans genome has a window encoding:
- a CDS encoding SusC/RagA family TonB-linked outer membrane protein has product MKPISTFQLILKHSLTIAIVVSLCFSHALAKGTPLRSPAKIITGTVTLAINNQPIAGANILIKGTQTGSVTDQKGNYSISVNSNTAILVFSFIGHKTQEITVGNQSVINVELVENNEVLGEVVVTALGIKREARSLGYAVGEVQGKDLSRVAQENVLNSLAGRVPGVQISSTGPSGSSVSMIIRGAKSLNTDNQPLFVVDGVPIANSLNNVSQIGNDNRVDYGNAISDINPDDVENISILKGPSAAALYGSRAGNGVVLITTKSGSKSQKMTVSVTSNTVFDQPYKYLKMSSKFATGILPFTPDNNPYPGGILQIDESSSGGVGPELDKGYNAIQWNSPIGPDGKPIPTPLVSHPNNIRDFVRTGITSTNGVSIANNSDKITYRLSYSNMSSRGIVPNSDLFKNTLAISTTARINSKFTLSTNLDFSRNNSNNRPAGERGTNPLQWAYAVGSHIDINELRDYWVPGKEGLQQRSQSIGNYNNPYFLAYEVNNSYVRDRVFGNMRAEWQITPEIKLMGRYALDTYSEQRETKIAKSYTGEPNGAYGLINLKRYERNADFLATYTKRFNALSVVVSAGGNNRYSQSTDISTSSKNGAGLIIPGLYTIQNIAPNNLQYNNYLYKKAIYSVYGTANFGFKDMVYLDLTARNDWSSTLPVNNRSYFYPSASLSVLVNEMIHMPRAVDLFKIRAGVAQVGNDANPYSLYPTLGDAGAWNGVTRLNKSGGILLPNLKPEIATSYEVGIDYNMFRNRFRFSGTYYMSDNRNQILPSQIAPSSGFTTKNINAGLLESRGVELSLGGTIIDKGGLRWDLTTNFTKNTTRIKELAEGIPYYTLWTDAKGGAWTYVGDKVGDIYDAAVVTVTDPKSPYYGYPILDNDGSWQSTSATNTKNKIGNFNPNFMLGAQSSLSYKGFTLNVSLDWRAGGDFVSQTYRYMESDLRSQRFLDNLINPGGRTGDALRNWLVENQDQYIKIHDNFFPIVGGPTAAYGGFPFEFGGKTYAYGVFNPGVIAQYDAQGNITGYTENLGGAGTKIVPYGDNYPWSFTRAATFDASFVKLREISLGYDIPARFVKSIGLQNATFSVYSRNIILWTAAKINVDPEMAFQPQSSPQAGTQFKQGIERYNVTPWTIPVGFKLGLTF; this is encoded by the coding sequence ATGAAACCAATTTCTACTTTTCAGTTGATTCTGAAGCATTCGCTGACCATCGCTATCGTGGTTAGTCTATGTTTTTCGCACGCGTTGGCCAAAGGAACGCCCCTGCGTAGCCCGGCCAAAATCATAACCGGGACGGTTACGCTGGCCATTAATAATCAGCCGATTGCCGGGGCCAACATCCTGATCAAAGGCACACAGACCGGATCGGTTACCGATCAGAAGGGGAACTACTCGATTTCTGTAAACAGCAACACGGCGATTCTTGTGTTCTCGTTTATCGGGCATAAAACGCAGGAAATTACGGTTGGTAATCAGTCCGTGATTAATGTTGAGTTAGTTGAAAATAACGAAGTACTGGGCGAAGTTGTCGTTACCGCACTGGGTATCAAGCGGGAAGCTCGCTCGCTCGGTTACGCGGTGGGCGAAGTTCAGGGAAAAGACCTGAGCCGGGTAGCGCAGGAAAACGTCCTGAATTCGCTGGCTGGTCGTGTGCCAGGGGTTCAGATCAGCTCGACAGGGCCGTCCGGCTCGTCGGTGAGCATGATCATTCGAGGTGCTAAATCGTTGAACACGGATAACCAGCCCTTATTTGTGGTCGATGGTGTTCCGATAGCCAACTCGCTGAACAACGTAAGCCAGATTGGTAACGACAACCGTGTCGATTACGGTAACGCCATTTCGGATATCAACCCCGATGATGTGGAGAACATATCTATTCTGAAAGGGCCTAGTGCGGCTGCCTTATATGGCTCACGGGCGGGGAATGGCGTGGTGCTGATCACCACAAAAAGTGGCTCGAAATCGCAGAAAATGACAGTCTCGGTGACATCAAATACGGTATTTGATCAGCCTTACAAGTACCTGAAAATGTCGAGTAAGTTTGCTACGGGGATTCTGCCCTTTACACCCGACAACAACCCGTATCCGGGCGGCATTCTGCAAATCGATGAAAGCTCGTCGGGTGGTGTTGGCCCTGAACTGGACAAAGGCTATAACGCCATTCAATGGAACAGCCCGATCGGGCCGGATGGCAAGCCAATACCAACGCCCCTTGTTTCGCACCCGAACAATATCCGGGATTTTGTGCGAACGGGCATTACTAGCACCAACGGTGTATCGATTGCGAATAACTCCGATAAAATCACCTACCGGCTTTCCTATTCCAATATGAGCAGCCGGGGTATTGTTCCCAATTCAGATTTGTTCAAAAACACCTTGGCCATCAGCACGACGGCCCGGATAAACAGCAAATTTACACTGAGCACAAACCTGGATTTTAGTCGGAACAATTCCAACAACCGGCCTGCTGGCGAACGAGGAACAAACCCATTACAATGGGCCTACGCCGTTGGATCACATATCGACATCAATGAACTGCGGGACTACTGGGTTCCGGGTAAAGAGGGCCTGCAACAGCGGTCTCAAAGTATCGGCAACTATAACAACCCGTACTTCCTGGCCTATGAAGTAAACAACAGTTATGTACGGGACCGGGTATTTGGCAACATGCGGGCCGAATGGCAGATCACACCGGAGATCAAATTGATGGGCCGCTATGCACTGGATACGTATTCTGAACAACGGGAAACGAAAATTGCCAAAAGCTATACTGGCGAACCCAACGGGGCCTATGGGCTGATTAACCTGAAACGCTATGAGCGCAATGCTGACTTCCTGGCTACGTATACCAAGCGATTCAACGCGCTGAGCGTAGTCGTATCGGCCGGGGGAAACAATCGCTACTCGCAGTCGACGGATATAAGCACCAGCAGCAAAAATGGCGCAGGACTGATTATTCCTGGTCTCTATACCATTCAGAATATTGCCCCCAACAACCTCCAGTACAACAATTATTTATACAAGAAGGCGATTTACAGCGTCTACGGAACGGCGAATTTCGGATTTAAAGACATGGTTTACCTGGACCTGACAGCTCGGAATGACTGGTCAAGTACACTACCGGTCAACAATCGGTCTTATTTCTATCCGTCGGCTTCCCTGAGCGTGTTGGTCAACGAAATGATCCATATGCCTCGTGCTGTCGATCTGTTTAAAATACGGGCCGGGGTAGCGCAGGTAGGTAATGATGCTAACCCGTACAGCCTCTATCCGACACTGGGTGATGCCGGTGCCTGGAATGGCGTAACACGCCTGAATAAATCAGGCGGTATTCTGCTGCCTAATCTGAAGCCTGAAATTGCAACCTCCTATGAGGTGGGCATCGACTACAACATGTTCCGGAACCGGTTCCGCTTTTCGGGAACGTACTATATGTCGGACAACCGCAACCAGATTCTTCCCTCGCAAATTGCTCCGTCTTCGGGCTTTACAACCAAAAATATCAATGCGGGTCTGCTCGAAAGCCGGGGTGTGGAGCTCTCGCTGGGTGGTACCATCATTGACAAAGGCGGCCTGCGCTGGGACTTGACAACCAACTTTACCAAGAACACGACGCGCATCAAGGAACTGGCCGAGGGGATACCGTACTACACCTTGTGGACCGATGCCAAAGGGGGCGCCTGGACCTACGTAGGCGATAAAGTCGGTGATATTTATGATGCAGCCGTTGTCACCGTAACCGACCCCAAATCACCGTATTACGGGTATCCAATTCTAGACAACGATGGCTCCTGGCAGAGCACCAGCGCGACCAATACAAAGAATAAAATCGGTAACTTCAACCCAAACTTCATGCTGGGCGCTCAGAGCTCCCTATCCTACAAAGGCTTCACGCTGAACGTGTCTCTCGATTGGCGGGCTGGTGGCGATTTTGTATCGCAAACCTACCGGTACATGGAATCCGATCTGCGTTCGCAACGGTTCCTAGATAACCTGATCAACCCTGGCGGGCGGACTGGTGATGCGCTCCGTAACTGGCTGGTCGAGAATCAGGATCAGTACATCAAAATTCATGATAATTTCTTTCCGATCGTGGGTGGGCCAACGGCTGCTTATGGCGGGTTCCCCTTTGAATTCGGCGGAAAGACCTATGCCTATGGTGTATTCAACCCAGGCGTTATTGCCCAGTATGATGCGCAGGGCAATATAACCGGCTACACAGAAAACCTGGGAGGAGCGGGCACCAAAATCGTTCCTTACGGTGATAACTACCCCTGGAGCTTCACGCGGGCGGCTACATTCGATGCGTCGTTCGTTAAGCTGCGGGAAATTTCGCTGGGCTATGATATACCCGCGAGATTTGTCAAATCGATTGGTTTACAGAATGCTACATTCTCGGTCTATAGCCGTAACATCATTCTGTGGACAGCGGCCAAAATCAATGTCGATCCCGAAATGGCCTTTCAGCCACAGTCAAGCCCACAAGCAGGTACGCAGTTTAAGCAAGGTATCGAGCGCTACAACGTAACGCCCTGGACTATCCCGGTTGGTTTTAAACTAGGTCTCACGTTCTAA
- a CDS encoding RNA polymerase sigma factor, which translates to MANLSETIIHQAIQGDKIAFAKVYQHYRTPALKFSIALLKDTEEAENMVHDVFIKIWDKRSLINPDLNFSSYLFTCLRNMIFDYLKQLEKSQLLRQRYMERMERATEEDQEAIEIRSRVLQAAINALSEKRKLILLLNVEGGKSYQEIAESLRISKNTVKNQLVKAKQLLRERVDLAG; encoded by the coding sequence ATGGCTAATCTCTCCGAAACCATTATTCACCAGGCCATCCAGGGCGATAAGATCGCTTTTGCTAAAGTATATCAGCATTATCGTACGCCCGCCCTTAAATTCAGTATCGCGCTCCTGAAGGACACAGAGGAGGCTGAAAATATGGTCCATGACGTATTTATAAAAATCTGGGATAAACGGTCCCTTATCAACCCTGACCTTAACTTCAGTTCCTATCTGTTCACCTGCCTTCGGAACATGATATTCGATTACCTGAAGCAGCTGGAAAAGAGCCAGTTACTTCGGCAACGGTATATGGAACGGATGGAGCGAGCTACCGAGGAGGATCAGGAGGCAATTGAAATCCGCAGCCGGGTTCTGCAGGCAGCCATCAATGCACTATCTGAAAAACGTAAACTGATCCTCCTGCTTAATGTAGAAGGCGGGAAGTCCTATCAGGAAATAGCGGAGTCATTACGGATTTCCAAGAATACCGTTAAAAACCAGCTTGTTAAGGCAAAGCAGCTGCTTCGGGAACGGGTCGATCTCGCTGGCTAA
- a CDS encoding aspartate carbamoyltransferase catalytic subunit yields MAPSTHRTSLSVRHLVGIKDLTESDIQLILDTAAQFKEVINRPIKKVPSLRDVTIANVFFENSTRTRLSFELAEKRLSADVVNFSASGSSVKKGETLLDTVNNILAMKVDMVVMRHSSPGAPHYLTKHIKANVVNAGDGTHEHPTQALLDSFSIREKLGDVAGKRVAIIGDITHSRVALSNIFCLQKQGAEVMVCGPKTLIPKYIEALGVKVGHDVRQALAWCDVANVLRIQLERQQIKYFPSLREYSLYFGISKQMLDELDRPIVLMHPGPINRGVELTSDAADSSHSIILDQVENGVAVRMAVLYLLAQL; encoded by the coding sequence ATGGCCCCATCGACCCATCGAACTTCCCTAAGTGTCCGCCATTTGGTGGGTATCAAAGACCTGACCGAGTCGGACATTCAATTAATTCTGGATACGGCCGCGCAATTTAAAGAAGTTATCAACCGCCCCATCAAGAAAGTCCCCTCGCTGCGTGATGTGACCATTGCCAACGTTTTTTTTGAAAATTCGACTCGCACCCGGTTATCGTTCGAACTGGCCGAAAAGCGCTTGTCAGCCGATGTCGTTAACTTTTCGGCATCAGGAAGCTCAGTCAAAAAAGGCGAAACCCTGCTGGACACGGTCAACAATATTCTGGCCATGAAGGTCGATATGGTTGTGATGCGCCACAGCAGTCCCGGCGCTCCTCATTACCTCACCAAACACATCAAGGCCAATGTCGTCAATGCGGGCGACGGCACCCATGAGCACCCTACCCAGGCCCTCCTGGACTCTTTCTCCATTCGCGAAAAATTGGGTGATGTGGCCGGAAAACGGGTGGCCATCATTGGCGATATTACCCACTCTCGCGTGGCCTTATCCAATATTTTTTGTTTGCAAAAACAGGGCGCAGAGGTCATGGTTTGCGGCCCCAAGACCCTCATTCCTAAATACATTGAAGCCCTTGGTGTGAAAGTAGGGCACGATGTCCGTCAGGCACTGGCCTGGTGCGATGTAGCCAACGTCCTGCGGATTCAGCTTGAGCGGCAACAGATAAAGTATTTCCCGTCGTTGCGCGAATACTCGCTTTACTTCGGCATTTCCAAGCAGATGCTCGACGAGCTGGATCGCCCTATCGTGCTCATGCACCCTGGCCCCATTAATCGGGGCGTTGAACTCACATCGGATGCCGCCGATTCGTCGCATTCCATTATTCTGGATCAGGTCGAAAATGGAGTTGCCGTGCGCATGGCGGTGCTGTATCTGCTTGCGCAACTGTAG
- a CDS encoding PhoPQ-activated pathogenicity-related family protein produces the protein MKSYFLKTLAFLGLISVGTLFSFNALKPTDGITPSTALESYLHNGDKTFKWEVKDTYTYGDITAYEVLLTSQKWREHTWKHQLTVLVPKEIKHDGALLFITGGSLKEGEPNWNKREDGFNRAISTLATKNNAIAAVLRQTPNQPLYGNLTEDALISYTLHQFKQDGDYSWPLLFPMVKSAVRAMDAVQAFANETLHKEVSRFVVSGASKRGWTTWLTGASDKRVTAIAPMVIDILNMPVNLDYQMKVWNKYSEQIDDYVKIGIPQSAHTKEGAAINEMIDPYSYRKKLTMPKMLFMGTNDEYWTVDAVKHYIGQIPGENYIHYVPNVGHDLGDKRQALEALNAFFGNTLARQPYPACQWHVSTTKKGVDITVKATPDKLENVTVWSANSTDMIFQDEKWEGKSLGIKNKAAFSVNEVYPASGYRAFYVDLTYKAPTGGTYTESTRMFVTDNDEIFLK, from the coding sequence ATGAAATCCTATTTCCTGAAAACCCTTGCCTTTCTTGGCCTTATCAGTGTCGGCACGCTTTTTTCATTTAATGCCTTAAAACCAACCGATGGCATTACACCCTCAACGGCATTGGAAAGCTACCTGCACAATGGCGATAAGACGTTTAAGTGGGAGGTGAAAGACACCTACACCTATGGCGACATTACGGCCTACGAAGTCCTGTTGACTTCCCAGAAATGGCGGGAGCATACCTGGAAGCACCAGCTTACGGTACTCGTTCCGAAGGAAATCAAACACGATGGGGCGCTGCTGTTTATTACGGGTGGATCCCTTAAAGAAGGTGAACCTAACTGGAACAAACGGGAGGACGGCTTTAACCGGGCAATCAGTACGCTGGCTACCAAGAACAACGCCATTGCAGCCGTGCTGCGTCAAACGCCCAACCAGCCGTTATACGGAAATTTAACCGAAGATGCCCTGATTTCATATACGTTACACCAGTTTAAACAAGACGGAGACTACTCCTGGCCGCTGCTGTTTCCGATGGTGAAAAGTGCCGTTCGGGCGATGGATGCGGTTCAGGCATTTGCCAACGAAACGCTTCATAAAGAGGTGAGTCGTTTTGTTGTCTCGGGGGCCTCTAAGCGCGGCTGGACCACCTGGCTAACGGGAGCGAGCGATAAACGGGTTACGGCCATTGCACCGATGGTAATTGATATCCTGAATATGCCCGTCAATCTGGATTATCAAATGAAGGTATGGAACAAGTACAGCGAACAGATTGATGATTATGTAAAAATTGGTATTCCGCAGAGTGCGCATACCAAAGAGGGCGCTGCCATCAACGAAATGATTGATCCTTATTCGTACCGTAAAAAATTAACGATGCCCAAAATGCTTTTCATGGGCACGAATGATGAGTATTGGACTGTCGATGCCGTCAAGCATTATATCGGTCAGATTCCGGGCGAGAATTACATTCATTATGTTCCCAACGTTGGTCATGACCTGGGCGATAAGCGGCAGGCGTTGGAAGCGCTGAACGCCTTTTTCGGAAACACCTTAGCCCGGCAACCTTACCCAGCCTGTCAATGGCATGTGTCGACTACCAAGAAAGGCGTGGATATCACGGTGAAAGCAACTCCTGATAAACTCGAAAATGTTACGGTCTGGTCAGCGAATTCGACGGACATGATATTTCAGGATGAAAAATGGGAAGGCAAAAGCCTGGGCATCAAGAACAAAGCTGCGTTTTCTGTCAATGAAGTATATCCGGCATCGGGCTACCGGGCATTTTACGTCGACCTGACCTATAAAGCGCCAACGGGTGGCACCTATACAGAAAGCACGCGGATGTTTGTGACGGATAACGACGAGATTTTTCTGAAATAA
- a CDS encoding sialidase family protein gives MKKSVLLLVALLLVTRALVAQVSNAAIVREMLIFPAQEKHVHGSSLVSLPNGDFLAVWFYGSGERTADDVKIMGARLQKGQKAWSEPFLMADTPAIPDCNPVIFLNSQGKLFLVWIAVQANQWEYSILRYKTSTDYTKSGPPVWNWQDNILLKPGDGFAQEVAAKFKDLPPSTVGWAGYAPKYDDLILQASRDASKRSLGWMTRIKPLLLEKGRILLPLYSDGFNFSLMAISDDDGASWRPSLPVVGRGPIQPALARRKDGTIVALMRDSGDQPTRVHISQSTDEGESWAATAKTDIPNTASVELLVLKDGRWAFLGNDLADGRYRLSLFLSDDEGKTWKWKTRIEAHQPGQGNYSYPSLIQTSDGLLHMTYSHHGVGKTDKSIKYVVVDPQRLTK, from the coding sequence ATGAAAAAATCCGTTCTTCTGCTTGTAGCCCTTCTTCTGGTCACGAGAGCCCTTGTCGCGCAGGTATCCAATGCCGCCATTGTCCGCGAAATGCTCATTTTCCCGGCTCAGGAAAAACACGTACACGGCAGTAGTCTTGTTAGCCTGCCCAATGGTGATTTTCTGGCCGTCTGGTTTTATGGTAGTGGCGAACGCACTGCCGATGATGTCAAAATCATGGGAGCCCGTTTACAAAAAGGGCAAAAAGCCTGGAGCGAACCGTTCCTGATGGCCGACACGCCCGCCATTCCCGATTGCAATCCCGTCATTTTCCTGAATAGCCAGGGTAAGCTATTTCTGGTCTGGATTGCCGTTCAGGCCAACCAGTGGGAATATTCCATACTTCGTTATAAGACCTCAACCGATTATACTAAAAGTGGGCCACCCGTCTGGAACTGGCAGGACAATATCTTGCTCAAACCCGGTGACGGTTTTGCGCAGGAAGTAGCGGCAAAGTTTAAAGATCTACCACCCAGCACCGTTGGCTGGGCAGGTTATGCGCCCAAATACGACGACCTGATTTTGCAGGCCAGTCGTGATGCCAGCAAACGTAGCCTAGGCTGGATGACCCGCATCAAACCCCTGTTACTCGAAAAAGGCCGTATCCTTCTTCCTCTCTATTCCGATGGCTTCAATTTCTCGCTTATGGCCATTTCAGATGATGACGGCGCTAGCTGGCGACCCAGTCTGCCCGTAGTCGGCAGGGGCCCGATTCAACCGGCGCTGGCTCGCCGGAAAGACGGGACGATTGTCGCCCTTATGCGCGACAGTGGCGACCAACCCACTCGTGTGCATATCAGCCAGTCGACCGATGAGGGCGAAAGCTGGGCAGCCACGGCAAAAACAGACATCCCCAATACGGCCAGTGTTGAACTGCTGGTGCTGAAGGATGGCCGATGGGCCTTTCTGGGTAATGATCTGGCTGATGGTCGTTACCGGCTAAGTTTGTTTTTATCCGATGATGAAGGGAAAACCTGGAAATGGAAAACCCGCATCGAAGCACATCAGCCGGGGCAGGGCAATTATTCCTATCCCTCTCTCATTCAAACGTCCGATGGCTTGCTGCACATGACGTACTCGCATCATGGTGTCGGGAAAACGGATAAGTCAATCAAGTATGTTGTCGTGGATCCGCAACGCCTTACCAAATAA
- a CDS encoding polysaccharide deacetylase family protein produces MTHVLILLVLLCGTIGHINAQTYAEKLGWPKGSKVVIFHVDDAGMSYPSNQGAIKSLEQGTATSTSIMMPCPWSASFVNYALKTGIDAGIHLTLTSEWKNYRWSPLAGSKQVPGLTDPEGAFWPDVPDVIRHATADEVELEMKAQIDRAIAMGLKPTHLDSHMGTLFANESYLERYIRVGIAYGIPVMFPGGNNKLLIECTNYPLVEQLKAEGKWKEGTQLPLPENLKKAKAVGDMIWKSGLPVLDDLHTISGNWKPATTGVTPEAWGTYKTAQFKDALTRMEPGLAMFIIHSTDASGEFHQISSSGGSRYADMLSMTDPDLKTYLRKEGIILTTWREVMTRRKQAK; encoded by the coding sequence ATGACCCACGTACTGATTCTACTTGTCCTTCTTTGCGGCACTATCGGCCACATAAATGCCCAGACCTATGCCGAGAAATTAGGCTGGCCGAAAGGATCGAAAGTGGTCATTTTCCACGTAGACGATGCTGGTATGTCGTATCCTTCTAATCAGGGAGCCATCAAATCGCTGGAGCAGGGAACAGCCACCTCCACGAGTATCATGATGCCCTGCCCCTGGTCGGCGAGTTTTGTGAACTACGCCCTGAAAACAGGCATCGACGCAGGCATTCATCTAACCTTAACTTCCGAATGGAAAAACTACCGCTGGAGTCCGCTGGCAGGTAGCAAACAGGTGCCCGGCCTGACAGACCCGGAAGGTGCTTTCTGGCCCGACGTACCTGATGTTATCAGGCACGCTACCGCCGACGAGGTCGAACTGGAAATGAAAGCGCAGATCGACCGGGCCATAGCGATGGGGCTGAAACCTACTCACCTCGACTCGCACATGGGAACACTCTTTGCCAACGAGTCCTACCTCGAACGCTACATCAGGGTGGGAATCGCCTATGGCATTCCGGTGATGTTTCCGGGTGGCAACAATAAGCTACTGATCGAATGCACAAATTACCCCCTCGTTGAACAACTAAAGGCTGAAGGCAAGTGGAAAGAGGGCACCCAATTACCCTTGCCGGAAAACCTGAAAAAAGCAAAAGCGGTAGGTGACATGATCTGGAAATCAGGCTTGCCCGTGCTCGATGATCTGCACACAATCAGTGGAAACTGGAAGCCCGCCACCACCGGCGTAACACCAGAAGCCTGGGGAACGTACAAAACCGCGCAGTTCAAAGACGCCCTGACCCGAATGGAGCCTGGCCTCGCCATGTTCATCATCCATAGTACAGATGCGTCCGGGGAATTCCATCAAATATCATCGTCGGGTGGCTCCCGCTATGCCGATATGCTTTCCATGACGGACCCCGACTTGAAAACCTATCTCCGCAAAGAAGGCATCATTCTTACCACCTGGCGAGAGGTCATGACGCGAAGAAAACAGGCTAAATAG
- a CDS encoding SusD/RagB family nutrient-binding outer membrane lipoprotein: MTIFKKNTVLPILFLSLLFSCKDLTDLNVNPNGVQPETVNPNLVLPTVLTETGKAFVNLGFQNIAGVVQHTQKDAWFSEHNDYDWGGDQSWTTYYDLLRNNDLLYQRAVALDMQFQQGVALVMKSMIFGLITDLWGDAPYTEALKGESGGIAPKYDSQDVIYAGILADLDKASTLLSKPKASYGSIIESADVYYAGDPAKWQKLANSLKLRYYMRISAKQPEVAKAGIEKIVANPTQYPIIDDASADATMAFVGNNSGDSWPSNTVFDISGSNYRRIKMCSTLLKPMQATSDPRLALWAKKVEVPLAVDATLPTGTDKIVNGVRYLSPDKVGTTQIDTDPNYVGLPPSVSQLPSSYNFNPTPGQTSYNPHVSYLNEIYMQAKGPLLKARLVSAAEVHFILAEAAQKGWAAGDAKTHYEAAVKASLTAWGLASSYTAFMAQKGVAYDATLAQLIGQKWIASWTNATEAWFDYRRTGLPALATGYAAKRKALPLRFYYMRDELNLNKTNSTAALDKLEVTANSQSDGKNSAWSKPWLVQGTGKPW; this comes from the coding sequence ATGACTATTTTCAAAAAAAATACGGTCCTTCCCATTCTGTTTCTCTCGCTCTTGTTTTCCTGTAAAGACCTCACCGATCTGAACGTAAACCCCAATGGGGTTCAGCCCGAAACGGTAAACCCGAACCTGGTTCTGCCCACTGTATTGACCGAAACGGGCAAAGCCTTTGTCAACCTGGGTTTTCAGAATATTGCTGGTGTGGTGCAACATACGCAGAAAGACGCCTGGTTTAGTGAGCACAACGACTATGACTGGGGGGGCGATCAGAGCTGGACGACTTATTATGATCTGCTCCGCAACAACGACCTGCTCTACCAGCGTGCGGTTGCGCTGGATATGCAGTTTCAGCAAGGTGTGGCGTTGGTGATGAAGTCGATGATCTTCGGCCTGATAACCGACTTATGGGGCGATGCGCCTTATACCGAAGCCTTAAAAGGAGAGTCGGGCGGTATTGCACCGAAATATGATAGCCAGGATGTTATTTATGCCGGTATTCTGGCTGACCTGGATAAGGCCAGCACCTTACTCTCGAAACCGAAAGCATCGTACGGCAGTATTATTGAAAGTGCGGATGTGTATTACGCCGGTGATCCGGCCAAATGGCAAAAGCTGGCCAATTCACTCAAGCTTCGGTATTACATGCGCATTTCGGCCAAACAACCCGAAGTGGCTAAGGCAGGCATTGAGAAAATTGTAGCGAATCCGACGCAGTATCCTATCATCGACGATGCGTCTGCCGATGCAACGATGGCTTTTGTGGGTAATAACTCGGGCGACTCCTGGCCGTCCAATACGGTATTCGACATCAGTGGCAGCAACTACCGCCGGATCAAAATGTGTTCTACACTGCTCAAACCCATGCAGGCCACCAGCGATCCGCGGTTGGCACTCTGGGCCAAAAAAGTGGAGGTTCCCCTGGCTGTCGATGCAACGCTGCCGACGGGTACGGATAAAATCGTAAACGGTGTTCGGTATTTATCGCCGGATAAAGTAGGAACGACTCAAATTGATACAGACCCCAATTATGTTGGTCTGCCGCCCAGTGTGTCTCAGCTTCCGTCCAGCTATAACTTCAACCCAACGCCGGGCCAGACATCCTACAATCCGCACGTTTCCTACCTGAATGAAATCTACATGCAGGCTAAAGGACCCTTGCTGAAAGCCCGGCTGGTGTCGGCCGCTGAAGTACATTTTATTCTGGCCGAGGCCGCCCAGAAGGGATGGGCAGCGGGAGATGCCAAAACGCATTACGAAGCGGCCGTCAAAGCCTCGCTCACGGCTTGGGGACTGGCCAGTAGCTATACCGCGTTTATGGCACAGAAAGGGGTCGCTTACGACGCAACGCTGGCGCAACTTATTGGCCAGAAGTGGATTGCGAGCTGGACGAACGCTACCGAAGCCTGGTTCGATTATCGCCGGACAGGTTTGCCGGCCTTAGCAACCGGTTACGCGGCTAAACGGAAAGCCTTGCCGCTTCGGTTCTATTACATGCGGGATGAATTGAACCTCAACAAGACCAATTCGACTGCGGCCCTAGACAAACTGGAGGTGACGGCCAACTCGCAGTCTGATGGTAAAAACAGCGCCTGGTCGAAACCATGGCTGGTTCAGGGTACCGGTAAGCCCTGGTAG